A genome region from Tenebrio molitor chromosome 4, icTenMoli1.1, whole genome shotgun sequence includes the following:
- the LOC138128650 gene encoding uncharacterized protein, whose translation MKTSRKGERNIMQSGRQSRMHLLDIASTVLRDEVFPILRDDAVTNTLRQDKLLILLGNKLLKKYRAKYHHKEIRSKLRSLGRLLLAIKEKNPEILNFASIYNCRYYDLTLKTINELGGLNEQTGCYRAPSYPYMIGILLKQVGKILVSECIKDQNKYLKTNVEEFLHLLHEDYGTSVNKTVLENQLEKKRNKGTEIPNLGDIQILKKYLDKNRSKYFNNLKEKFSVSDWKALAMYTLTTLQLFNRRRAGEIQRILIADVEKTHGIRDGTNDDLYNSLTAAGKQTADQYMRCVIRGKLARGVPVLFHKTHWECIKLILKHRSSAGISSENPYVFGVPSTNNKCQFLDACALMRDFSNKCGAENPQSLRGTKLRKHIATQSVILNLNETDVTDLASFMGHAEKIHKDHYRMPLPAREITKISALLELAQGDSVSGKDNEVPQVGSTNATDPETPEINTNNTILGTSTLTPCEKENDENFSNAHKIGKTETRSPIKLRNCKLNNNSLLVENDELVDDPAPLEEPYQWSPSSYHPTSDEETSVNGTPEKNRKNKKSTWNTPERQAARKYLNRFIEKKELPPLSFCNKISKTYIPNRTGKQLKAWINNQIQRASSSNRTPQKRGVKRMTWLTPERAIVKQEFAECYRSGILPSLQRCANVIAKYPVLKNRNPTTLKAKVNNEMQRRKKLSTF comes from the exons ATGAAGACTTCCAGAAAGGGAGAAAGAAATATTATGCAATCAGGACGACAATCGAGAATGCATTTACTTGACATTGCAAGTACTGTTCTTCGTGATGAAGTTTTTCCAATACTGCGAGATGATGCAGTGACAAACACTTTGCGACAAGACAAGTTACTCATACTATTAGGAAATAAGTTACTCAAGAAATATAGAGCCAAATATCACCATAAGGAGATTCGATCAAAATTAAGATCTCTTGGTCGACTTTTGCTTgcgattaaagaaaaaaatccagaAATTCTGAATTTTGCTTCTATTTATAATTGTCGATATTATGatttaactttaaaaacaataaatgaaCTGGGAGGTCTAAATGAACAAACTGGATGCTATAGAGCACCATCCTATCCTTATATGATTGGTATCTTATTAAAACAAGTTGGCAAAATTCTAGTAAGCGAATGTATTAAAGACCAAAATAAATATCTTAAAACTAATGTCGaagaatttttacatttacttCATGAAGATTATGGAACATCTGTGAATAAAACCGTTCTTGAAAATCAAttggaaaagaaaagaaataaagGAACTGAGATCCCTAACTTGGGAGATATTCAAatcctaaaaaaatatttagacaAAAACCgctctaaatattttaacaatttaaaagaaaagttTTCTGTTTCCGACTGGAAAGCACTAGCTATGTATACTTTAACTACCCTTCAATTATTTAATAGAAGAAGAGCAGGAgaaattcaaagaattttaattgcGGATGTAGAGAAAACTCATGGAATAAGAGATGGTACTAATGATGATTTGTATAATTCCCTAACAGCTGCAGGAAAACAGACAGCAGATCAGTATATGCGATGTGTGATACGTGGAAAATTGGCACGTGGTGTGCCTGTTTTGTTTCATAAGACTCATTGGGaatgtattaaattaatattaaaacataGAAGTAGCGCAGGAATAAGTTCTGAAAATCCATATGTGTTTGGAGTGCCTAGTACAAACAACAAGTGTCAATTTTTAGATGCATGTGCTCTAATGAGAGATTTTTCGAATAAATGTGGGGCTGAAAACCCACAATCTTTGAGAGGaacaaaattaagaaaacataTTGCTACTCAATCAGTAATACTTAACCTTAATGAAACAGATGTGACAGATCTTGCCTCTTTTATGGGGCACGCGGAAAAAATACACAAAGATCATTACCGTATGCCACTTCCTGCTAGAGAGATCACAAAAATTTCTGCACTTCTGGAACTTGCTCAGGGTGATTCGGTGTCAGGCAAAGACAATGAAGTACCTCAAGTTGGAAGTACGAATGCTACAGACCCCGAGACTCCGGAAATTAACACTAACAACACAATACTTGGAACTAGTACACTGACACCATGCGAGAaagaaaatgatgaaaatttcagtaATGCACATAAAATAGGCAAAACTGAGACTCGATCTCCTATTAAACTTCGTAATTGTAAACTTAATAACAATAGTCTTCTAGTGGAAAATGATGAATTGGTTGACGATCCTGCACCACTTGAGGAGCCTTATCAATGGTCACCATCCTCATATCATCCTACTTCCGATGAAGAAACTTCTGTGAATG GAACTCCAGAAaagaacagaaaaaataaaaagtcgaCATGGAATACCCCAGAAAGACAAGCAGCGAGAAAGTACTTGAATAGGTTTATTGAAAAGAAAGAACTTCCACCTCTTTCATTCTGCAATAAAATTAGCAAGACTTATATACCAAATCGAACTGGTAAACAATTAAAGGCCTGGATCAACAACCAGATACAAAGGGCATCAAGCTCTAATCGCACACCTCAGAAACGTGGAG TTAAGCGAATGACGTGGCTCACTCCAGAAAGGGCTATTGTAAAACAAGAATTTGCTGAATGCTATCGAAGTGGAATTCTTCCAAGTTTACAAAGATGTGCAAATGTTATCGCCAAATATCCGGTTCTTAAAAACAGGAACCCCACAACGTTAAAAGCAAAAGTGAATAATGAAATGCAAAGGAGAAAGAAATTAAGtactttttaa